One Argiope bruennichi chromosome 5, qqArgBrue1.1, whole genome shotgun sequence DNA segment encodes these proteins:
- the LOC129969408 gene encoding uncharacterized protein LOC129969408: MKFPILVIIYVFVQTSSCTESDVPAEELIHTNPMVSTSAYPALNTDPGTEEVLSNNSPTVPSLMEEALDSRQNSYDTTTSSNLHSPSTARITWNPVNSVVLSTDTLTRSPDHENSFSSDTLQNITQHSATNVLNYQTPPSIFENLDHEENELDSDTRVTDIPKGLKTTGITDLPSLYSPTLETVGSESSADDQHISFGNEDHLLSESKNESISRITTKLHTSFEDNVTGISLLPVSDHIAIQDSATTTDFSNQELSAENKETSTLLTRSETIMSDSNLFGSNKTTSENLFRDNIREDENIENATFTTDSIKFSQDENLISTMTSNIERDAENREQEFSFHNSSLDPNFTYAETSKDSELVKTQSFSEKNIGLEMTSQLDLVTTPTSSFFDLSEKIAESATTVVLKNMNIDNLTPATASETLSPDISPNTGTSSSTISALPDESLLQNSSDFSQKFRSINTEVSTSESSYSTSIKSSDLEILSISTLTDHNKLSTTTDNSIITMPLEINVNSISHLNNATVITESEISKETTLVNPTVSESTAISSGHSIPGLSDIAISTYSYVNTFEDASKLLTTIDPNTMTEHYHPSTKKLSTTISNDVEESNTVSYVPSHKHMDRESSTDSFIEQSTAPQIIPHDWPPTARTQLPTTIASDIEEAKSSTIAFIPSHKDRNRETAPDVFTEQSTVPQTVSHLPLSTTTLEKSFNSETYNVFSSFKPVYNFNTEETSTSKFESYTIIDETATSLLDTYSSSIAAATTDTPGLSSETYREGKHIPFSTASTKKVTDLSSKHGFLLVTTEKSSTLKVPLNGTEVHYMQIQIEDINQIDRSNMITAIIQFPVDSTYKTDMKVKLVKTHQWLEKVLTKEFQNWTRDPFEEAEEEQNEIPFGSISIFYVKPTPETNQSTITLTFIVYNSWRNRTLPVHFVLGTLNFYSKELKESINSSAVYFYHGLSPENYDLLTAVFDKYGIIIFTICIAVIGITILVCVVVFYRKKTRQSIHYLADSKLQQNLQEAVGIDLTPASIILQDEKEEKGSKICDDEGWLVPITDVPVAEDNNVPNVQDTKL, from the exons ATGAAGTTCCCCATCTTGGTGATCATTTACG tttttgtacaGACCTCTTCATGTACCGAGTCTGATGTTCCTGCTGAGGAACTTATTCATACTAACCCCATGGTAAGCACCTCAGCTTATCCTGCATTGAATACTGATCCTGGCACAGAAGAAGTACTTTCAAATAATTCTCCTACTGTCCCTTCATTGATGGAAGAAGCTCTTGATTCTAGACAAAATAGCTATGATACTACTACAAGCTCGAATTTACATTCCCCATCTACTGCCAGGATAACTTGGAATCCTGTAAACAGTGTAGTTCTTTCAACAGATACACTGACAAGAAGTCCAGatcatgaaaattctttttcatccGATACTCTACAAAATATTACACAACATTCTGCAACAAATGTACTTAACTACCAAACTCctccttccatttttgaaaatttagatcaTGAAGAAAATGAGCTGGACTCAGATACCAGGGTGACAGATATACCTAAGGGCCTGAAGACAACAGGAATTACTGATTTACCATCACTGTACTCTCCTACATTAGAGACAGTTGGTAGTGAAAGTTCAGCAGATGATCAGCATATTTCATTTGGAAATGAAGATCATTTGTTatctgaaagtaaaaatgaatccATTTCTAGAATAACAACTAAGCTTCATACATCATTTGAAGACAATGTGACTGGAATATCATTGCTACCAGTGTCAGATCATATTGCAATTCAAGATTCTGCTACAACAACAGATTTTTCAAATCAAGAATTATCGgctgaaaataaagaaacatccACTCTTCTAACAAGGAGTGAAACAATTATGTCTGATTCAAATCTATTTGGTTCTAATAAAACTACTTCTGAAAATCTGTTCAGAGACAATATAAGAGAAGATGAAAACATAGAAAATGCAACATTCACCACTGACAGTATCAAATTCTCACAAGATGAGAATTTGATATCTACAATGACTTCAAATATTGAACGAGATGCTGAAAATAGGGAGCAGGAATTTAGTTTCCATAATTCTAGTTTAGATCCCAATTTTACTTATGCAGAAACATCAAAAGATAGTGAACTTGTGAAGACACagtcattttctgaaaaaaatattgggtTAGAAATGACATCACAATTGGATCTTGTGACAACTCCAACATCATCATTTTTTGATCTGTCAGAAAAAATTGCTGAGTCAGCAACAACAGTAGTATTAAAGAACATGAATATAGATAATCTGACACCAGCTACTGCTTCAGAAACTTTATCCCCAGATATTTCACCAAATACAGGAACATCATCATCTACAATTTCTGCATTGCCTGATGAATCACTTTTACAGAATTCTAGTGACTTTTCACAAAAGTTTAGGAGTATAAATACTGAAGTTTCTACTTCTGAATCCAGCTATAGTACTTCAATTAAGTCATCAGATCtggaaattttaagtatttctacACTTACAGATCACAATAAACTCTCTACTACCACTGATAATTCTATTATCACTATGCCTTTAGAAATAAATGTCAACAGCATTTCTCATTTAAACAATGCAACTGTTATAACTGAAAGTGAGATATCTAAGGAAACTACATTGGTAAATCCTACAGTTTCTGAAAGTACTGCTATTTCTTCCGGACATTCAATACCTGGTCTTTCAGATATTGCCATTTCTACTTATTCATATGTTAACACTTTTGAAGATGCTAGTAAATTGTTGACAACCATTGATCCAAATACAATGACTGAACACTATCATCCATCAACTAAAAAGTTATCTACTACCATTTCAAATGATGTTGAAGAATCAAACACTGTTTCTTACGTACCATCACACAAGCATATGGATAGAGAAAGTTCAACTGATTCTTTTATAGAACAAAGCACTGCACCTCAAATTATTCCTCATGATTGGCCTCCAACAGCCAGAACTCAATTACCAACAACTATTGCCAGTGATATTGAAGAGGCAAAATCCAGCACAATTGCCTTTATACCATCACATAAGGACAGAAATAGAGAAACTGCACCAGATGTTTTCACAGAACAGAGCACAGTACCTCAGACTGTTTCTCATCTTCCACTTTCTACAACTACcttagaaaaatcatttaattctgaAACATACAATGTGTTCTCATCCTTCAAGCCTGTCTATAACTTTAATACAGAAGAAACTTcaacatcaaaatttgaaagctaCACAATTATTGATGAAACAGCTACTTCATTACTAGATACTTATTCAAGCTCCATTGCTGCTGCCACAACAGATACCCCAGGTTTGTCTTCAGAAACATACCGAGAAGGCAAACATATACCTTTCAGTACAGCATCTACTAAAAAAGTAACAGATTTATCTTCTAAACATGGCTTTCTTTTAGTTACAACTGAAAAGTCATCAACATTGAAAGTACCATTAAATGGTACAGAG gtaCACTATATGCAAATCCAGATTGAAGATATAAATCAGATCGACAGAAGTAATATGATAACTGCCATTATTCAATTTCCTGTGGATTCTACT TATAAAACTGATATGAAAGTGAAGTTAGTGAAAACTCATCAATGGTTGGAAAAAGTTTTGACTAAAGAGTTCCAGAATTGGACcaga gATCCTTTTGAAGAAGCTGAAGAAGAACAGAACGAAATTCCTTTTGGaagtatatcaatattttatgtgaaacCAACTCCAGAAACAAATCAGTCTACTATAACATTGACTTTTATTGTCTACAATTCATGGAGAAACA GAACTCTCCCTGTACACTTTGTTCTTGGGACTTTGAACTTCTACagcaaagaattaaaagaatcg ataaattcaaGTGCTGTATATTTCTATCATGGCTTGTCCCCCGAAAACTATGACTTGCTCACTGCAGTTTTTGATAAATATGGTATAATTATCTTTACCATTTGCATAGCAGTTATAGGAATTACCATCTTGGTGTGTGTAGTGGTGTTCTATAGGAAAAAGACAAGGCAGTCTATTCATTATTTAGCAGAT AGTAAGCTTCAGCAAAACTTACAAGAAGCAGTAGGCATTGATCTGACACCTGCTTCAATTATTCTTCAAGAcgaaaaggaagaaaaagggAGCAAGATCTGTGATGATGAAGGTTGGCTTGTACCCATTACTGATGTTCCAGTGGCAGAAGATAATAATGTGCCAAATGTTCAGGACACTAAGCTGTAG